From Myxocyprinus asiaticus isolate MX2 ecotype Aquarium Trade chromosome 49, UBuf_Myxa_2, whole genome shotgun sequence, a single genomic window includes:
- the LOC127437971 gene encoding granzyme-like protein 1, whose amino-acid sequence MIISLLLLGSLLPYLTLTAYVNVGIVNGTEAKPHSRPYMVSLQHNEKHTCGGFLLSKEFVMTAAHCFKERQNMTVMIGAHECNSGSSRMAVKFYHIHPGYDSKTLRNDIMLLQLNGTAKQSEKVNWISIPKKDGDIKANSKCSVAGWGKNRTNGSTSNRLMEVDVTIKDKKTCKKSWGQTYSTSRMVCAGGHGGFCQLNGTFKNRKTVKWIPTPKQDGDIKANSKCSVAGWGKNRTNGSTSNRLMEMDVTIKDKKTCKKSWVSNYSTSRMVCAGGHGGFCQGDSGGPLVCGGTAVGAVSFSEKNNCDTPTNPNVYTKISAFLTWINAILGGVNQDLD is encoded by the exons ATGATCATCTCGCTGCTTTTGCTGGGCTCTCTACTGCCATATCTGACACTCACAG CATATGTGAATGTGGGTATAGTAAATGGCACAGAGGCAAAACCTCACTCTAGACCTTACATGGTTTCTCTTCAGCATAATGAGAAACATACCTGTGGTGGCTTCCTTTTGTCCAAAGAGTTTGTCATGACAGCTGCACATTGCTTTAAAGA GAGACAGAATATGACAGTCATGATTGGGGCTCATGAGTGCAACAGCGGTTCAAGCCGCATGGCTGTGAAGTTCTACCACATTCATCCTGGGTATGACTCGAAAACTCTGCGAAATGACATCATGCTACTTCAG cTGAATGGAACAGCCAAACAGAGCGAAAAGGTCAATTGGATCTCCATACCGAAAAAAGATGGGGACATCAAGGCCAATTCCAAATGCAGTGTTGCAGGTTGGGGGAAAAACAGAACCAATGGCAGTACAAGTAACCGTCTCATGGAAGTGGATGTCACCATCAAGGACAAAAAAACATGTAAGAAGTCCTGGGGACAAACTTACTCCACCTCAAGGATGGTGTGTGCAGGAGGTCATGGAGGATTTTGCCAG CTGAATGGAACATTCAAAAACCGCAAAACGGTCAAATGGATCCCCACACCGAAACAAGATGGGGACATCAAGGCCAATTCCAAATGCAGTGTTGCAGGTTGGGGGAAAAACAGAACCAATGGCAGTACAAGTAACCGTCTCATGGAAATGGATGTCACCATCAAGGACAAAAAAACATGTAAGAAGTCCTGGGTATCAAACTACTCCACCTCAAGGATGGTGTGTGCAGGAGGTCATGGAGGATTTTGCCAG GGAGATTCTGGAGGGCCTTTGGTGTGTGGGGGCACAGCAGTTGGTGCTGTTTCATTCAGTGAGAAAAACAACTGTGACACACCCACAAATCCGAATGTCTACACCAAGATTTCCGCATTTCTGACTTGGATAAATGCTATACTTGGAGGTGTGAACCAAGATCTTGATTAA
- the LOC127437976 gene encoding granzyme G-like, whose amino-acid sequence MSATYSLLVSVALISLTLTGTYGADIINGKQAKKNSLQYMASVQVDGKHKCGGFLIDPSYVLTAAHCDQRGNMTVILGAHNINPDRKNLRRYTVQNKHKHPHFKNVKTGSDIMLLKLSQKLKTSKDVKIVKIPGKGKQVKPNSKCLVAGWGQTERNDEVNDLLFTEVSTIRLTDCQMLWRKLNMTLPDNVLCAWRVKTKSGVGKGDSGGPLVCRGIAAGVVSFKNGPEKAPSIYTDIVKYKQWIENVINGGA is encoded by the exons ATGAGTGCAACATATAGCCTATTGGTCTCTGTGGCTTTAATAAGCCTGACACTGACTG GTACATATGGAGCTGATATCATCAATGGGAAACAAGCCAAGAAGAACTCCCTGCAGTACATGGCATCAGTGCAGGTTGACGGAAAGCACAAATGTGGAGGATTCCTGATTGATCCAAGCTACGTGCTTACAGCTGCACACTGTGATCAAAG AGGCAACATGACTGTGATCCTGGGTGCCCACAACATCAATCCAGACAGAAAAAATCTGAGAAGATACACTGTGCAAAATAAACACAAGCACCCacacttcaaaaatgtaaaaactggAAGTGACATCATGCTTTTAAAG CTATCACAGAAACTGAAAACAAGCAAAGATGTGAAAATTGTGAAAATCCCTGGAAAGGGTAAGCAAGTGAAGCCAAATTCGAAGTGTTTGGTTGCGGGATGGGGCCAAACTGAACGGAACGATGAGGTGAATGATCTGCTGTTTACTGAAGTCTCAACTATCAGATTGACTGACTGCCAGATGTTGTGGAGAAAGCTGAATATGACGCTCCCCGATAATGTTTTGTGCGCTTGGCGTGTCAAAACCAAAAGTGGAGTGGGTAAG GGTGATTCAGGTGGACCTTTGGTGTGCAGAGGGATAGCAGCAGGTGTCGTTTCTTTCAAGAACGGGCCTGAGAAAGCTCCTAGCATTTATACTGATATTGTAAAATATAAGCAATGGATTGAGAACGTAATCAATGGAGGTGCTTGA